tgaaaaaaatttgaaaatgtatttttttccttctagacAAACATGAATTCTCTATTCTCTATTagaaatgattttatttgagTCGGATAAAATTACATGcaaaattttctctttaattatttaatatcagGGCTCAAACCCGGAATTATTATTTAAGCTTAAACAATTTCACGACATGtgtttaatgattaaaaaaactgTATATTAAACGTGGAACACAACACACGTACCTGTTTAACAAGGTGATAGTTGAGTTAACTTACACAACAACGTTTAATTTCATGAactactttaaaattttaataatatggattatatgtattattttagagattaaaataagagtttaatgTTTATACGGTGATAATAAAATAGTCTTACACTATTATcaaatcacaaataattttttgaattattttaaaaattaataaacttatcatacataatgaataatgaattatgattaaataaatatgtaaaactTTTAATACCCTCAATATATAACCATTTTTCTCTTAAAGTAATAATTTCTCAaaatgtcatcatttttttcttaaagtaaTGATTTCTCAAGATGTCACATATGAGTCAACATAAATATTAGACATTAACATTTTTGACGTCGTTAGTTAATTAAGGgtgatatttaatataatatctaaaaaaattaacaataatgacaaaaaatacatgtaattttttaaaattcctcATTGAAATATTGGTGACACTAATATTAATAGTAAAAATTGTcaataataatgaaatttttgtcagtaatgcttttattttttttgtagtatgACAAGAGACTAACTTAGTTACATAGATTAACAATCATAAATTAAgagattatttaatttttttaataatttctaaaactaaattaaaaacattctaTGATTgtagatattaaaataaagattCATTCAAGTTTTATCACATATAGGAGGGGGTTAGGGGTTGGAGCCTTGGAGGAGTGGAAGGAAAATAGGGCTCGAACTCCCCTTCTAGGTTTAGACCCAGTGGCCTTCATCATCTGGGTTTGGGCCTTTGGGTATCAAATGTATATCGGGCTTAGATGTTACAGACATGTTCGGTTTGTGCTTTTGTGATTATATATGAAAAGTCCAGACACCCATATCAATTTTATAAGGTAATAGCTATAGTTTATACAACCTTAGTCTTGGGGCATCTTAAATATTCTCATGAATTGCATTATCTGCAggcataacattttttattttttatttttgatttggaTTTAGACCACCGGTATGTTCCATGGAGACAAACTTGTTGAGTTAGATAAAACCAATGGGCGGCAAAAATTGCCAGATCTCAACATAAAATATCCCAACATAAAATATTACTGGGTTTTAgctgtaaaaaatataattccacCCCTTCTTAATTGTGCTTGTCTTTTACACTTAATTTATAACTGTTGCCTGTTGGAAACAGCTTAGGGAAAAGTTGTTTCACCCTCATATATCCTATCTAAACATCATCCAAAACAATTGCTGAGATTatgttagtttatttttttctaaaggaACTTCCATTCAAATTTTTAGGACATGCACTGCATGAGTATTGgaggtttaaaaaaataaaaaataggacaCTATATGGAATCATCATTCTAGCTTCCAAAATTTTCTCCAAAGAGGCTTCTTAATTATCCTCTAACTCTCCCCTTCTCCAGTTAGGGTTACACACCTCCCAAATTAAACTCTCTTTGTACTTTGGGTTGCACACATATATCATCCCACTTAGGAGATCTTTTTCCCTCCTCAGTGTTTGCCCTAAAGAAAAGTCATTTGAATCTAAATGATTCTTTTTAAGAACTTTTTTTTGGCATTATAAGAAaagttaaatgataaatattgatattattcAACGCCAAGTTATAATTAACGTTACTTTGCCTCCAGAGACAAAATAAATACCTATTTCTCCGAGAGGAGAGCCTGAGATACAACGAACCAATAACAagcttatgatttttttttaatcgacAATAACAAACATATGATTACTACCACCTATTGGAAATTTGAAATGCCAATAAATCGAAAAAGAATTGAACCAACTTAGCAGTTGATCAATATATTCTAAAGCTGAATCATACATAAAGGAATCATAAACATTTACTCTTACAATTTTCGACCTTGATATCAATTCAAAACACCTCAAAATAACCTTCACGACTTAAATTCTCCACACATGCTTCCCATACCAATCTAATGGTATGAACCCTCCTTTCCGCTAGAAAAATAAGACTCTCGATCTTTTCCAAATtcttattctcttttttatacatcatgaaatttcaattattattttctctatgACAGGCAACTATTTTTTCACCATTGCCAATATTACCATGATTAGTagtattgtaattaaaattacaaaagaattaaatataCCTTATCAATTTCGCAGGTCATTTAATTTGAAGAAATGTTATTTCTATAACAATTGTACAACAGTTTGTACAATACTTTTTGTGTTTATCTCTTTTTacacattatttattatatgtcATAATCATGGAgagaaataaacacaaaaattaatattatatagattattatatgaattgttgtacatttaatttagggttagtACGTAAGCGGATATATGATTGAACGATATACAGttgtataatttcttttataacaaACAAATGTCATGAACAACATCACTAGATAATTAAATTCTAGGATTATTTCTGTTAACGTCAAGCAAATTTAGCTCTTTTGTCgatatttttatctaaaattctCAAATTATTAGTTTCTATCAAAGTGTTTTGAGAGTTGTGATGAATTTAATTAAGTGATACtgtaattctaattttaaaaaattaaaagtaaaataattagtaaattatactaataccatgaaattttgtaaaattacacatatttttacttttttaacatttaagaCAACTttcttataagaaaatatagtgtaatcttttttaaacaattaaagagAATATAATGTGTAAGGAGTGTCAGtctaatatttttcaaacaattgaAGGGTTAGTTtaagggtaaaaaaaaataagaaaaatgtgtAATTTCATGAAATCTAAGGAGTGAAATTTACTCTAAGAAAAATACTTGAATTAGGATTTAAAGAAGATAaggtttgagattttttttattattaaattttaggtTGTGATCGATTACTTTGGAGTAAAATAATCTTTAAAACAATTTAGTATGTATGTGAagattttaaatagaaaaataaaatttgagaattttatatagaataaaattgataagggaattgattttgtttttaaaaatacagagacttaattgatttttaaaaaaaacttaaaattcaaaatttcaaataatatatcatgaaaaaaaatatgaaaaagtgtaattaaggtcgaattctaatttatatatcaTCACTACGTACCCACAATTcttgtacatattatatttagtaTGGACCCAATAACTTTTACATGATTGCTTTCAATGTTTACTATGCATTTTAATAATTCTGTAGAATGCAAttgatatttgttaatattgctatactttaatgataaaaaatattgctatacttttttttttcataaataaaatttttatttataaagtcCAAGAAATACTAGATCAAAgttcataattaaatatatcacTTGTAACATCTTAACTTTATAAAAACTATAAGATATATAcaccaataaaaattaaaaaaaaacttattttttttataagctaaaCAGAAAGCACTATATATTGATCACAATTAGCTGAAAAGTAAGAGATATTGTTGGATGAACACAAACTTAACACATTCCTTACacataaccaataaaaaaattaaaaagtaataaaatataaagaaaaaatatttattatttatcagtattcatctaatttattttaataaaaaataatataatttgtttctcTAAATAACAATTTGATCATAAGaagatatattaaatatttatataataaaaaaattcaatttctcttGTTATCTCTTATTTATGTGAAATCAAATAAGTATCTAACTAAATGAGaaatcttataaatatattattattattattataagcttattaaaatttaatatatttatgattttaaactttgattttttagttaaacaaactttaaaaatttcataatcTAACTTGTTAAAAATAAACCTAGAATGCAGTAAAAGAAACCTAGaataatcattttatatgtattttaaaatgtatatgtaaatagatttaaaaatatatttgatatattatacATAAGATActttacataatatatttaaaatatattcaagaaataaaaaactaaacaaaaagtTGCATAAGAGAAATGGGTGGGTCACGTTACCACCTAAAAAATCAAgagttttagttaaaaatagttCAAAAGAGAAATAGATAGGTCGGACTCCtttgattttacttttaaaaaagtatatatatttaaaaatagatataaatatattaataataataacataaaaaaattacatataaagtatatttataaaaaaatgatctagttataaacaaaaaataacaaaaaaaattgaaaattctctattatataaatatttaatatatctttATAGGATCAAATCGTTATTCAAGGAAACGGATTATATAATTTTGCttgtttaaaaaatcatattaattctaataaatgataaatattttttttattacttgtcaaatttttatggattATGTGTAAGGGTGAAATATTAGATTTGTGCCCACCCAAAAATATCTCGAAAAGTAAAATCTAATCTTTATAAATTCAACAAACCTATATCAAAGGGGTCATTCTTAAAGATAACTCCATTCTTAAAGAGACCATAAGTCCATAACTTCACATGGCATAAAACTCTACTTGTTCGAGGTACTTATGGTTCAAACTATGAAAGTTAAAAGGAGTTTATCATATCATCATCCATTAACTTATGCACATAAAATTACAAGTTAAAAATGTTGAAGTTGCGGAAAGAAGATTAATCGAGGATAATTTATAGTAGATAACAAAGCAGATATATGCCTATCACCACGTACAAGCTCATTGCAGAATTCCAAGAACTAATTACGAAATCGTTGGCACGGAACTCATCATATAACAAATGGCCAAATACAAACTAATAAGATGGCATATATCCTGAGTGCAGACTCCACAGACATATATATAGAGGTGCAAAAGAGAGATATTGCTGCTTATAATTAATACTAAAAGCTATTATAGTACATTACAACATTCAGTAGTGCGCgcgtgtatatgtatatatatatatacggaTTTTTGTGGGCGTAGACGTATAATATTCTTGAAGCTAATTAGTGCTTTATAGAATCAAATGCAATTCTTGGAGGGCAATGAAGCGCCATACAAATTGTTTTGAACTTTTTGATCAAAAGCATAGCAGCACGCTTCTTCACTACTGAgtaaaagtgaaattaaggtcAGCACATCGTCAGAAACGCAAGGTACtttgcataaaataaaataaaaacatattaagtGGAGAATAATTAAAAGCCAGCAGTGACATTAcgttttttgtaatatttaaatCTAGTCCGCGCCGGAAACCTAAGCGCCCTATAATCGAACCTACACTTGTTTAGCATTTGCTCCACGTTTGActctaaattataaatatatataattatgtcaCAACTCTAATTAGCCCcaagtaattaaaaatgatcGAGGTCATATATGACTTTGGAACATGCAAGTCATTTAGGCCTAAATAAGGAGCTCAGCTTTTAATCAAAATCTGTAAAACATAATAATGTGCTTGTCAACTAGCCAGTGTAACTGATTCTATATCCATTGAAGCACATATATTTAATTACCGTTATGCAAAATAGATTAACCAAATTAATTTCAGGTTGAAGTGTAAATTACTAAATTCCCCCAGAAGAGGCAGTGATGAACGCATGatctctttttttaatcttaacctGTTAACCAGATCATACATTTTACCTAAAGATTAGTAGTAGCTAGCAGTTCCCAAAACTGGACTTCCAATTCATAAGTGGATTTAATCAAATCTTTTTCAATGTTCCAATTATTCAGGCAATCTAATGATCAGAAAATAGAGCCTATTACGTAATGAAGTTTGTTAATGAGAATCGTAAAGTGATTTGGTAATTGGAAGGAGGAATTCAAATGCTTCCAGTACTAACATGACATATTAACTACTaacatttaactaaaaaaaactaaaattgattaATGAAGGTTACCACCAATTTTACCGAATATACATATATAGCCaggaaaagggaaaaaagaagaTGGAGAAGCATAGGAATGTCATAAAAACATACATATTCATGACTTGACTACTATCCATGGCAAGTACAAATAACACGAAGGTAAGCATTAATTtaagcttttcttttttcaaaattttactttctttttgaTGTATATATAGTTGATATACATGCACGGAAAGCTTACAAAATTAACACCGTACATGGCAGCCTTTTATTTATTACTGAATCCCTAGTTTTATATGCATACATTTTACTCACACACATACTGACATATGTAAACCAAACACAAAcactaattataaatttattcgCAGCCTTGTTAAACAAGCGAAAGGGTACTTGTCTTAACAAGGtggtaaatatataaatacatttaaaaacagaaaaaccataaaaaaaaggCACAGAAATAAAGGAGATGGGGAGAGGTAGCTGGTTATGGAGTTGTGACTTGCGATGAGTTACTGCTTCATGTCTAACCACAACAAGCTTCTTTAAACATGTTGCAGCTTGTGCAAGTGTTAATATAAAAGCTAGCTAGTTGATTAAATAAATCTtcaaacagaagaaaaaaaagaagcaaatacaaacatatataaaataacatcaagctactaattaattaaattatacagTAGTCTTCCATATTATAATAAACAGGGAAATAAGTATATAAAATTCCAAGGAGATGAAAATCAGACTACATAATAATTATCATGTCATATTATATCCATTaacaacataagaaaaaaacaaaataacaagaagaagaagaaaaaacatatagtttatatatatgttgtagTCCATGAATATTAATTTGCTGaccttaaaataatataaagccTTTTGTGATATAAATCCTCCGTCAACATCTTCATGAACTCTCAAAAAGGTTGTGGACGTGAAGCAGGGTTTACAGCCCAACCCTCAACTGGTAACTGAACATTCTGCATATTGAGTGGTAAATTGAAGAAGGGAAGTCCTGAAGAAGGGTCGGGGAAAgggttattgttgttgttgtttcctTGAGACGACGTCGTTGCAGGTGGCTGAATCTGAAgctgctgttgttgctgctgttgttcATCTTCTTCTAAGGGTAACCTCTCGTAAGCCACGTTGGTGAACGACGCTGCGATGACGATTACTGGCCCTGCTGCGGTTAATTCTCCGATGACGTTTCCTCCGACAACCTGCCCCTGCCCGCCGGCCAGGTAGATTGTGAGGCTGGTGGCTCCCGGCGGAGCCGGCGGCGGGAGGAACGAGCCAGAGAGGGAGAGAATCTCGAACCTGCCGTGCAGCGTGACGACGGCACCGGCAGCTGCAGGCTGCCGGAGACTGACATTGGTGACGGTGCCGCTGCCACTGAGGACGCAGATCCCACGCTGGCGCCGCCGGGCATACGCGGTGACACAGTCGAAGACGTCGGAGCCGCTTCCGACCTCGAGGATGTGCGCCCTCAGCGTGTTGGCGCTCTCCCGGGTGATTATGACGGGCGGCTTAGGCTTGTTCTTCGACCCAGGAGGCCTGCCACGCGGGCGCCGTCCGACGATGTCGCCAGGACCTGAAGTGAGCTCCAGGCCCTGGCTTCTATCATCGCTATCATCGTCGAACGGCGCCCCCATTCTGTGATTCGGAGGAGTTTTCTGCTCCTCCAAATCACGCTGGTGCTGCTGGTCCTGGTGCTGCTGGAAATTTTGTTGCAAGTGCAAGTCTGGTCTGTGAAGGTTTTGAACAAAGCGTGAGGCGCTTCCTAAATCCAAACCAGCCATAGACACAtccaaaaaaagagagagaatgatatataaatataaatagataTAACTCACAATCACAAGGtgcaaaacagaaaaaatagataaaagaaggttatatattataagagaaaacagaaaacaaggaAAACAAATGATTATATTATGGAGGAATTAATATAGTTAATAAATagtagagatttttttttgggggtCAAGAACAGTGCTGGtttgtttatgtttattttaagggAAATGTTGTGAGTGTAAGGAAATAAAAAGAAGGGAaaaggaggaagaggaagaggaataGAAAAGGGTGGGTTTTGGAAAGAAAGATGGAGTGCAGAGAAAGAAAAGGGAAtgaagaaggaggaggaggaggaggagaaggtgAAGTAAGAATGGGGGAGAGAGAGAATTGAAATGAGGTTGAAGGGGACAAAGAACTCACAATGCAGCCATTTGTTTGGGCaatcaaaagtttaaaataataacaataataataataggaacATGAcctataaaatataacaattagtTGAGGGAAATCTTTAACACACTTGCAAGAATGTGTTCGCCACTCCTGATTGAAGAGCGTGTCCGTAACGCGACCTTAAGTTGATTAGACTTAGTTAATTGAACATTACCGTCAATTCTTGGTTAGGTTTTCTATGGGCGCAATAAATGAATATGGCCGTTACTCCTTTGGGTTAGATTTGTTTGTTTAATGTAGTCTAGGTTCTTTACTAGATTTTACTTGCACAAATTTGtgtaattaataatatgtatTAGTGTGAATCTAAGTGTAAAGGACAAATTTCATTGAGATTTAGAATAAATATTGGATAATTTATACCGAATACtaatttatatgaattaattcccttcaatttttttatataaattaattagaaatttagaatgCACGTAAAATTATTTGATGCGCTAGTCTAATTattgattttcatatttaagattttttatttttataataattatttaaaaagtattatatataaaatggaTTATAATTGttcgataatatatttttatactaatagtataacaaaaactttttttaaatacaaaaacaaCAAATGCATCTGCTACTAATTTAatggcaaatattttttttaacaatatatgAATCTTCTACtaagttaattataattgaaaatttttaagttaatttaccaggttataaatttttgataaaataaattatcaaattatataaattgatcaacaaaaacatgtttatattattttttatataaattataatttattttgaaacaaaacatattttagaccattacaattgtaattttataaatttaaatttaaactcttatttttatttatagacaaCAAAATGTTAATAGATCATTAAGATAAATATTGCAATAGGCATTAACATATATTTTGAGGGTGGATGAAGGAGTATAGAATGGAAGTTACCCCCGATCGTTATAGAGTAAAACTGGATACATAAACAATAAATTCATCATATTAAAATAGGTTTTATCCACTTTCTAGCTATATTTTATGACGCTTACTCTTTTGAGGCAAACAGAGCTGGAAATCCAGAAGAAGAATACCGCTAATACCACATTTCCTCTTAGagaattttaaaaagagaaaaaaaaaacaactaacgAAAGTAGATAATCATGCATGATCTTTTTTGCTCTTGCATTCTAAAAaatgcattaattaattatactagAAAAACACTGTCGATCTTTTGAAAggatatatgaaaaataaaggattaaatttaataatcagCAAATGATTTGAGAATATATATTAACATGACATGTTATCTCACTAGATTCAGTGGAGTGAATTAAGAAATGAATTGACATGTTACATGTACATgtgtttttgtttgattttgtttttaaggaAGTTAGGGTGTTCTGGGGCGCGTGGTAACGGGGTTTTGTGTGTTGTGTGCGTGTCTAGGTctagagagagatagagattgTGAATGTGTGGGTGGGGTTTAGAGGATGGAATATGGATGGTGATGTATTAATTGATGTAAATAATGTAATTCGTTGGTGGTGGTGGTCTCGTGgggtttgaattgaaattttgggCATGGCTTTCTCTCTTCTTGGTGGGTTCACACACTAACCATGGTTTACGTAAGTTGATCAAGTTGGGTTTATAGCTGGTTTAATTTGGCCTAtgctaataatattattatatacttgAAAACTTGATCAAACATTAGtgtgattattttatttgttataataataatattcatgCATCACATTCGATAAACGAGGACGGAGGAATGGGCAAGTGGGAGATGATGCTGCGGCGGGTGGTTCCCACTCTTGTCTTCTTCCTCGCCAACCCTCCATGATCCCTCCCCGTTtacctttccttcttttatttacttcattaattaatgtatacacattataaatcatgtattaattaattaattgtcgATGATCATCGCATCCCATATATTATCCACTTTGACGTTAATTTGAACCTTATGATTTCCTTCTTAAAAGACATATCAGTAGATTAAAAGAGgataatgtttataaattatttttaagctcGATTTTTAAGAAATGTAAGATTATGTAAttatagttttaattaattaataaagatctgatgacatataaaataatataaaaaaatgtaccaAGTAATATTGTCGCATTACACTATATTAATATTGGGCTTTTGTTGTTCTAATAATCTCAGGCTGAAATCTTACTGGCTATCAAATACCTGGTTAgattttactttactaaaaaatagaGTTACTTGTTTATATGCTTTCCTAAGCACATTCATAGGTTAGAGTTTGATTCCATTACTCTGGAGGCAAAACACGTGTTAGGGTGAGAACTGAGAATTTAGTTATGACGTTCCCAATATTTTTTTGCTAAGGTTCTAATTAAAGATGCAATTAGTTTGTACTGTATACAAATGAACTAAAACTACGAAATTTAGCATCTATTTTGCTTATCCTTGCACACATTCAGTATCACTAATTGCGGATTAAATTTATTAGTACACAAAAGGCTAAGGCATACTCGCACTTGACACTGACCAATTAATTAAGGTTGagatggaataaaaaaaaaaggggggttaGGGTTCTGTAACCTGGGCACAGTGTGCACTGTTgattaaggaaagataaataataaaaaaaaattaagatgaaaagtcatgaaaaattgtaaattttttattagcaggTATGAGTCTGCCTTTTTCAACTCTTGATCCTGTAATTATGGAAGATTAATCTAGTTAATcgataacaaaatataaacacACTCCCTcgaaaagaatatatattttatatgcaaCTCTTTCTATATATTTTCCTCTCTTTGCTTCCTCTTTCTTtagtgaaataaataaataattgcacTTTGTTGGCTTTCTTCCTAACTTGTTTAGTAGGAGTTAAAGGTTATCATGATGATTCTTCTTTCTGCTTTGGTGGTGAGGGTGTGGGCAGATCACCTCTTCCACACAAGAAAGGACTTGTTTTTCAATCCGAGGTTAGACTTAATTACCTAATATAAATCATAAGCCAAAgccagttaattaattaattaaacaacggTGCAGGAAAGTCACATTAGTGAACACCACAAGAAAGGTTCTCTGAGCATCATCAATTAGCCACATTCCCCTCTGATTGTTACCAAAAGTCGAATCTGATTACTATGTAATTTGCCGTGTTCATTTCGTTGAACGACAACTCACAAGTGAAAAACATCAACCAATCAATTTGATAGCGTTCAAATTCGTGACATTCAAacattggattttattttttgaataaacattg
This region of Glycine soja cultivar W05 chromosome 17, ASM419377v2, whole genome shotgun sequence genomic DNA includes:
- the LOC114392365 gene encoding AT-hook motif nuclear-localized protein 23-like; translated protein: MAGLDLGSASRFVQNLHRPDLHLQQNFQQHQDQQHQRDLEEQKTPPNHRMGAPFDDDSDDRSQGLELTSGPGDIVGRRPRGRPPGSKNKPKPPVIITRESANTLRAHILEVGSGSDVFDCVTAYARRRQRGICVLSGSGTVTNVSLRQPAAAGAVVTLHGRFEILSLSGSFLPPPAPPGATSLTIYLAGGQGQVVGGNVIGELTAAGPVIVIAASFTNVAYERLPLEEDEQQQQQQQLQIQPPATTSSQGNNNNNNPFPDPSSGLPFFNLPLNMQNVQLPVEGWAVNPASRPQPF